The nucleotide sequence CGACGATTGTGGTGCCTTTTCTTCTTGACGCGCCGTGCATGCTTATTTGTGTATTGTAAATCAGTTCTTTTGTTAAATGTAATGTTTTCATTATAATTGGATTTAACATATCTTCTTGCAAAACCAAACTATAATCAAGTGTTCATAATCATGGAATAAATAAAGCGTTGTGCTAGGTGCCATTCGGCCGGCCCAAATTTTGGTCGCCCGCGCACTAGTCATCAGATGCAAGTTGCGTAGGCTGGCTGATTTGGTTGCTCAGCTCCTTCCTCCCCACACCTTGCGCAGCCTCGCCCAACACCCTTCCCTCGCGCAGCTTGCCAGTGCCCCCGCCCCTCCTCCGACAACAACGCACCTCCTGTCGTGCAGGTCCGTAGCACCGCGCCACGCTGGAGAGATGCAGTATCAATGGTTTCTGCCGCTCTGATCCTCGCAATAGACACTGGCACTAGTTCCAGCAAAAACTCTCTCTCGTTCCAGCATTTGCATGCGCTGGGTGTAACATCTCGCCGGCAAGCCGGTGCTCACCGTCGCTGATTCCAGCATCTACCGTCTTTCGTTCCAGCAAATGCGCGAGCCGATTCCAACAAAAGGACTTCACCTGTGGCCCGTCGGTTCCAGCAAAAATGCGCAGCTCGCGGTCACCACCAGCGTAGCTACTCTGATGACCGCTTGCAACCTTTTTGCCGGCGGGTCCCAGCACCTCGCCATGCCGCTAGAAGCATGCTTCCATTCGGCGTCGGTCGGCGCCGTTGTAGCTCGCGGGAACCATGGGCACATGGTCGCTGAGGTTTCACAGCTTTTCTCCTGCCCCATTCGAGCATCCACACATGTCAACTCCAGCAAAAAAGATGACCGGATGCAGCATCTATTGCCGTTGGGTTCCCGGGATGCACCACGGCTGGTTCCAGTGTCCTCACcaactggttccagcaaaaaccatGGCTGCATGTAGCATCACAGTGTCCCGTTGTAGCTTTTCTGTTCGGCGAGCATAGCTTTCTTCTGTCGTTTTTCTTCAAAGATGGCACATTTATGATTTTATCTTAGGAGCTATAAGGGGCATTTACTTTTATGTGATCGTATTAGAGAAAAGGGCTAAGAGACGAGTAACAAAAAGGTAATGTTTAGtataaatattttttttcttttagcttAGAATTGTCATTTACGTCGCAAATGTTATAACCTCTCCAGGCCGGACCTTGTGAGCCTGCTTCAAATTGTTCTCTTATGAGAGTTTTCCTCTATATTATTTAAGGTTTACTTAGTGGTAGTGTTTGGACGTAAGTACCAGGTTGAAGCCAATGTGCACAAGGTATAGTTCCCCACTCAGGACTGCAGAGATTACCCCTTGATATTCACTGCAAAATGTTGTGGTTTTAGTGTATGAAATGAAACATGGGAACTCGTGCTTAAAAAAAGAAACAAGGGCATCTCGAGGAGAAATGATGGTGATAAAAAAttctccctccgatccataataagtgtcgtggtttagCTCAAATGTATAATACATATTTGACAACTAATTATTAGTGGAATTACCTTTCACTACCCAAAAACTAGGACCAACTATAAATCCTCTTTGCCAAATATGATTTTAGCTATATGACAACGGCGAGGGGCCCTTACCAAGCAGACCATGCAACTTTTAAATTTGGTCAACACAACATATTATCAATAGTGAATTTCCAAGAATTTTGACAGTGGCATACATCTTAATTATTATTTTAGAAGAATCTTAATTAATTATATAATTATTTGACGTACCGATGTAGTACATGTGCGCACCAACACGTTCGGATTGTTTTACTAGAGAATATGTTGGATTAATTTATGTTTAGTACTCTCGTGCGGGCATCCGGATCTACCGAGGACAAGGTCCACTGATGGCTACTGATGATCTCCTAACTAATTGTTTGGACATGGTCTACTGACAATTTGGTTACTAATCATTTTCTCCCCGGACCCGGTCTACTGACGGCTACCAATCTCATCTTCTTCATTGTTAGTTTTCTATTAAAGCTATGGAGCCAAGCATATATAATAATATCAGTTCAGGAGATAACGTGTACgatgttattttcatgcattttggaCGACCTACTCTATGTCACCTAGTCAACGCGCTTACACCCGATGATCCTTTAACACATCCATCGCCTATATATGTCGACACACTGGTATCAATGATCTCACAACACCATCCATCCTGCAGCCATTTCTCTCATTAGCTTCCTTGGAGCTTGTGATCATTAGTTGATCAGACAACATAACCAATTTTCTCCCTAGCGCTAACTTCCATCCCCCATCATATTTTCAGCTAGTACTACTAAGTCAGCAAGCTAGTAGATCCATATTTAATccatggagaccaaagctcttatTCTGATCACCGTGGCCATGACCATGCTTGGGATGGCACTCGGTGCCAGCCACACCGTAGGCGCACCGCACGGGTCATGGGACATTCAGACCAACTACTCTCAGTGGGTTTCGAGAATCAGATTCACCACCGGCGATGAGCTCAAGTTTCAGTACTCCGCCGCCGTGCACAACGTGGTGGAGGTGAGCAAAACGGGGTATGACTCCTGCAACGGCTCCAGCCCCATATCGACTTTCCCGACCGGTAATGATGTTGTTCCGCTTGCCACCATCGGGACCCGGTATTTCATCTGTGGCGTCTCCGGGCACTGCAACGCCGGCATGAAGGTCGAGGTCAACGTCAAGTCGAAAGAAGTGCGGACTGTGCAACGGTGCCGACGGACAGGGAACCGGCGTCGCTGCCAGTCCGAGACGGTATTAAGCTCAGCTACGTCGGCTGGCGTTGATCAGTCTACGGTGGCCCGACTCGGTCTGATAGTTGTTGCGGCTGGTCTTATGTTGTTCTTTTAGAGTGAACGATGATTGTGGTCCTTTTTTCCTTGTTCGGTCGTAGGATGGTCCCTTTGTGTATTAAATTCAATTCTTTTGTTAATTTTaattgcattcattataattggattCAACATATCTTCTTTGCAAAAACCCAAATAATAACCAAGCGTGTAACCATGAAATAAATTTATCAAAGATGTGTTGAGTGCAATGCATTACATCCATCCATTATATACAACATAAATTCAGGGCAGAGCTAAATTCATCTAGATAAGTAACATGATTTTTAAGGCGAAACAGTGTGGTAAACACCCActgcaacattttatattattggGAAGTGTATGTACACACTGGTTTGAGATGAGCCTGAAAAGAAGATAAATGAAGAAAACAAACCCTAACAAACTGagccaaaaaaagaagaaacagAAATTACAAGGCTTCAGCTCGTCAAGCTTTGAAAGCATTGCCATATTTCGTTTTCATCTTCTGTCCTAAAATCAGCTCGCCAAGAAATAGAAATTACAAGAGTTCAGATCGCCAAGCCCTTGTTCATCCTGTTACCATCAAGCTAACATCATCagctcgggaccccttacccgagatccaccggattTAACCCCGACACGGGCTACACGGCTTTGCTCTCTAGGGAGCGACGTGGTGGCGGGTGTTGAAGGTGTACCTTGGCCCTGTGAAGGTGCATGGTGATGGGTGATCTTGGCATAGCAGGCGACTTCGATGGAAGCTTTGCCCTGATCTGGATTTGGTGCTCCCATTCCGTCGTGGTGGGGTCCCCGTTAGAGCTTCCTCGATGTGGTGGGAGCTGTGGTCGAGCGAAAGCTTTGCGCTCCGGTGCCGGCGGCGACAAGGCCTGCGGGTGTTGTATTCCTCTTGGGGCATCGCCTTGGACCTCTCCTTGCCGTCCAACTCTCAGAGTGAAACCTTTCTTAGCTTCGGCTGATGCGGCGGCGGTGACGCTTTGTGTCGTTACCCTCCTGGGGGCGTCCCTGGTGAGGGTGGGTCTTCCTCTTGCACGGTGGTGGGTTTCATGTGCTTCTTCTCGGCTGCTAGCTCGAGGAGTTTAGGTGCACTTAGTGTGTTTTTAGTGTTCTTGGCTAATATTACCGATTTTCTTTAGATGAGCTTATGAGGTTCTCCTCAATGCCTTGTATCGGGTCATTTTGTATTGGTTTGGTTGTTTATGCCTTTATCTATAAAGGGGGCGAAAGCTTGTTTCGAGAGAGAGAACGATTCGTGAAACAACTGTCCTTGATGGCCTATTACAATGGCGCGCATGGTGACCGATCTTTACCAAATTCAGTCGACCAACGCCTATTACTACCCTTCTTGTATTTGTTATCCTGCCTTCTATACAATAAAGCTGTGGTACGTAATTTGTGTACTCTTGAGAAAAGATGATTACGTTTTATTTTCCAATTTTTACAGTGACATACATCTTAATAAATCAATTATCGTGCGGTAGAAATATGCACGCGCGCACCAATACGTTCATAATGTTAATCAAAGATTAAGCTCAAATAATTAATGTTTAGCACGCTCGGGCACCGGATTGATAGCAGCCAGACCCAATCTACGAATTCCAGCGTCACCATTATTAGATTATCATAGTATAATAGGCGAGCAAAGCATGCACGCACCAACATGTATTTAAATTCATCTGGGAGTACTATTACTCATATTCATGCCTCTTAGACCTACCATACCTCACCTGGTCAACACGCTCTCACCGGGTGATCCTAGCTTGAACCAATCCATCGCCTATATATTTTGACGTAGTGGCATCAACGATCTTACAACACATTCCATCGTGCAACCATTTCTCTCTGCAACTTCCTTGGATCCTATCAAGTTTCTCTCTAGTGCTAACTTCTAGCTCCAATCTTTTCAGTTAGCTAGTCGGTCGACATTTAATCCATAGGGGCTAAAGTTCTTATCCTGATCACCGTGGCCGTGGCCATGCTCGGGATGGTGCTCGGCGCCAGTCACACGGTGGGCGCGCCGGCCGGATCATGGGACCTGCAGACCAACTACACCCTGTGGGCTTCGAGAACTAGATTTACCATCGGCGATGAGCTCCAGTTTCAGTACTCCACCACCGTGCACAATGTGGTGGAGGTGAGAAAGGCTGGGTATGACGCCTGCAACAGCTCCAGCCCCATCGCGACGTTCCTGACCGGCAACGATGTCGTCCCACTTGCGGCCATTGGGACGCGGTACTTCATTTGCGGCGTTCCAAGGCATTGCATCACCGGTATGAAGGTTCAAGTCAATGTGAAGTCGAAGGCAGTGCGGACAGTACAACGGTGCCGAGGGACGGGAAAGCGGCTGCGGTGCCAGTACGAGACTGTATTAAGCTCGGACACGGCGGCTGGCATTGATCAGTCTGCGGTGGCGCGGCTAGGTCTGGCCATTGTCGCGACTGGTCTCATTTTGTTCTTTTAGTGACCGACAATTGTGGTGCTTTTTCTTCTTGACGCGCTCGTGCATGCTTATTTGTGTATTCTTTTGTTAAATGTAATGTTTTCATTATAATTGGATTTAACATATCTTCTTGCAAAACCGAACTATAATCAAGTGTTCATAATCATGGAATAAATAAAGCGTTGTGCTAGGTGCCATTCGGCCGGCCCAAATTTTGGTCGCCCGCGCACTAGTCATCAGATGCAAGTTGCGTAGGCCGGCTGATTTGGCTGCTCAGCTCCTTCCTCCCCACACCTTGCGCAGCCTCGCCCAACACCCTTCCCTCGCGCAGCTTGCCAGTGCCCCCGCCCCTCCCCCGACAACATCGCACCTCCTCTCGTGCAGGTCCCTATCACcgcgccacgctggagaggtgcaGTATCAATGGTTTCTGCCGCTCTGATCCTCGCAATAGACACTGGCACTAGTTCCAGCAAAAACTCTCTCTCGTTCCAGCATTTGCATGCGCTGGGTGTAACATCTCGCCGGCAAGCCGGTGCTCACCGTCGCTGATTCCAGCATCTACCGTCTCTCGTTCCAGCAAATGCGCGAGCCGATTCCAGCAAAAGGACTTCACCTGTGGCCCGTCGGTTCCAGCAAAAATGCGCAGCTCGCGGTCACCACCAGCGTAGCTACTCTGATGACCGCTTGCAACTTTTTTGCCGGCGGGTCCCAGCACCTCGCCATGCCGCTAGAAGCATGCTTCCATTCGGCGTCGGTCGGCGCCGTTGTAGCTCGCGGGAACCATGGTCACATGGTCGCTGAGGTTTCACAGCTTTTCTCCTGCCCCATTCGAGCATCCACACATGTCAACTCCAGCAAAAAAGATGACCGGATGCAGCATCTATTGCCGTTGGGTTCCCGGGATGCACCACGGCTGGTTCCAGTGTCCTCACcaactggttccagcaaaaaccatGGCTGCATGTAGCATCACAGTGTCCCGTTGTAGCTTTTCTGTTCGGCGAGCATAGCTTTCTTCTGTCGTTTTTCTTCAAAGATGGCACATTTATGATTTTATCTTAGGAGCTATAAGGGGCATTTACTTTTATGTGATCGTATTAGAGAAAAGGGCTAAGAGACGAGTAACAAAAAGGTAATGTTTAGTATAAATATTATTTTTCTTTTAGCTTAGAATTGTCATTTACGTCGCAAATGTTATAACCTCTCCAGGCCGGACCTTGTGAGCCTGCTTCAAATTGTTCTCTTATGAGAGTTTTCCTCTATATTATTTAAGGTTTACTTAGTGGTAGTGTTTGGACGTAAGTACCAGGTTGAAGCCAATGTGCACAAGGTATAGTTCCCCACTCAGGACTGCAGAGATTACCCCTTGATATTCACTGCAAAATGTTGTGGTTTTAGTGTATGAAATGAAACATGGGAACTCGTGCTTAAAAAAAGAAACAAGGGCATCTCGAGGAGAAATGATGGTGATAAAAAAttctccctccgatccataataagtgtcgtggtttagCTCAAATGTATAATACATATTTGACAACTAATTATTAGTGGAATTACCTTTCACTACCCAAAAACTAGGACCAACTATAAATCCTCTTTGCCAAATATGATTTTAGCTATATGACAACGGCGAGGGGCCCTTACCAAGCAGACCATGCAACTTTTAAATTTGGTCAACACAACATATTATCAATAGTGAATTTCCAAGAATTTTGACAGTGGCATACATCTTAATTATTATTTTAGAAGAATCTTAATTAATTATATAATTATTTGACGTACCGATGTAGTACATGTGCGCACCAACACGTTCGGATTGTTTTACTAGAGAATATGTTGGATTAATTTATGTTTAGTACTCTCGTGCGGGCATCCGGATCTACCGAGGACAAGGTCCACTGATGGCTACTGATGATCTCCTAACTAATTGTTTGGACATGGTCTACTGACAATTTGGTTACTAATCATTTTCTCCCCGGACCCGGTCTACTGACGGCTACCAATCTCATCTTCTTCATTGTTAGTTTTCTATTAAAGCTATGGAGCCAAGCATATATAATAATATCAGTTCAGGAGATAACGTGTACgatgttattttcatgcattttagaCGACCTACTCTATGTCACCTAGTCAACGCGCTTACACCCGATGATCCTTTAACACATCCATCGCCTATATATGTCGACACACTGGTATCAATGATCTCACAACACCATCCATCCTGCAGCCATTTCTCTCATTAGCTTCCTTGGAGCTTGTGATCATTAGTTGATCAGACAACATAACCAATTTTCTCCCTAGCGCTAACTTCCATCCCCCATCATATTTTCAGCTAGTACTACTAAGTCAGCAAGCTAGTAGATCCATATTTAATccatggagaccaaagctcttatTCTGATCACCGTGGCCATGACCATGCTTGGGATGGCACTCGGTGCCAGCCACACCGTAGGCGCACCGCACGGGTCATGGGACATTCAGACCAACTACTCTCAGTGGGTTTCGAGAATCAGATTCACCACCGGCGATGAGCTCAAGTTTCAGTACTCCGCCGCCGTGCACAACGTGGTGGAGGTGAGCAAAACGGGGTATGACTCCTGCAACGGCTCCAGCCCCATATCGACTTTCCCGACCGGTAATGATGTTGTTCCGCTTGCCACCATCGGGACCCGGTATTTCATCGGTGGCGTCTCCGGGCACTGCAACGCCGGCATGAAGGTCGAGGTCAACGTCAAGTCGAAAGAAGTGCGGACTGTGCAACGGTGCCGACGGACAGGGAACCGGCGTCGCTGCCAGTCCGAGACGGTATTAAGCTCAGCTACGTCGGCTGGCGTTGATCAGTCTACGGTGGCCCGACTCGGTCTGATAGTTGTTGCGGCTGGTCTTATGTTGTTCTTTTAGAGTGAACGATGATTGTGGTCCTTTTTTCCTTGTTCGGTCGTAGGATGGTCCCTTTGTGTATTAAATTCAATTCTTTTGTTAATTTTaattgcattcattataattggattCAACATATCTTCTTTGCAAAAACCCAAATAATAACCAAGCGTGTAACCATGAAATAAATTTATCAAAGATGTGTTGAGTGCAATGCATTACATCCATCCATTATATACAACATAAATTCAGGGCAGAGCTAAATTCATCTAGATAAGTAACATGATTTTTAAGGCGAAACAGTGGGGTAAACACCCActgcaacattttatattattggGAAGTGTATGTACACACTGGTTTGAGATGAGCCTGAAAAGAAGATAAATGAAGAAAACAAACCCTAACAAACTGagccaaaaaaagaagaaacagAAATTACAAGGCTTCAGCTCGTCAAGATTTGAAAGCATTGCCATATTTCGTTTTCATCTTCTGTCCTAAAATCAGCTCGCCAAGAAATAGAAATTACAAGAGTTCAGATCGCCAAGCCCTTGTTCATCCTGTTACCATCAAGCTAACATCATCagctcgggaccccttacccgagatccaccggattTAACCCCGACACGGGCTACACGGCTTTGCTCTCTAGGGAGCGACGTGGTGGCGGGTGTTGAAGGTGTACCTTGGCCCTGTGAAGGTGCACGGTGATGGGTGATCTTGGCATAGCAGGCGACTTCGATGGAAGCTTTGCCCTGATCTGGATTTGGTGCTCCCATTCCGTCGTGGTGGGGTCCCCGTTAGAGCTTCCTCGATGTGGTGGGAGCTGTGGTCGAGCGAAAGCTTTGCGCTCCGGTGCCGGCGGCGACAAGGCCTGCGGGTGTTGTATTCCTCTTGGGGCATCGCCTTGGACCTCTCCTTGCCGTCCAACTCTCAGAGTGAAACCTTTCTTAGCTTCGGCTGATGCGGCGGCGGTGACGCTTTGTGTCGTTACCCTCCTGGGGGCGTCCCTGGTGAGGGTGGGTCTTCCTCTTGCACGGTGGTGGGTTTCATGTGCTTCTTCTCGGCTGCTAGCTCGAGGAGTTTAGGTGCACTTAGTGTGTTTTTAGTGTTCTTGGCTAATATTACCGATTTTCTTTAGATGAGCTTATGAGGTTCTCCTCAATGCCTTGTATCGGGTCATTTTGTATTGGTTTGGTTGTTTATGCCTTTATCTATAAAGGGGGCGAAAGCTTGTTTCGAGAGAGAGAACGATTCGTGAAACAACTGTCCTTGATGGCCTATTACAATGGCGCGCATGGTGACCGATCTTTACCAAATTCAGTCGACCAACGCCTATTACTACCCTTCTTGTATTTGTTATCCTGCCTTCTATACAATAAAGCTGTGGTACGTAATTTGTGTACTCTTGAGAAAAGATGATTACGTTTTATTTTCCA is from Triticum aestivum cultivar Chinese Spring chromosome 1B, IWGSC CS RefSeq v2.1, whole genome shotgun sequence and encodes:
- the LOC123095171 gene encoding uclacyanin 1, which translates into the protein METKALILITVAMTMLGMALGASHTVGAPHGSWDIQTNYSQWVSRIRFTTGDELKFQYSAAVHNVVEVSKTGYDSCNGSSPISTFPTGNDVVPLATIGTRYFICGVSGHCNAGMKVEVNVKSKEVRTVQRCRRTGNRRRCQSETVLSSATSAGVDQSTVARLGLIVVAAGLMLFF
- the LOC123079799 gene encoding uclacyanin 1-like, producing the protein MARMVTDLYQIQSTNAYYYPSWAKVLILITVAVAMLGMVLGASHTVGAPAGSWDLQTNYTLWASRTRFTIGDELQFQYSTTVHNVVEVRKAGYDACNSSSPIATFLTGNDVVPLAAIGTRYFICGVPRHCITGMKVQVNVKSKAVRTVQRCRGTGKRLRCQYETVLSSDTAAGIDQSAVARLGLAIVATGLILFF
- the LOC123095191 gene encoding uclacyanin 1-like → METKALILITVAMTMLGMALGASHTVGAPHGSWDIQTNYSQWVSRIRFTTGDELKFQYSAAVHNVVEVSKTGYDSCNGSSPISTFPTGNDVVPLATIGTRYFIGGVSGHCNAGMKVEVNVKSKEVRTVQRCRRTGNRRRCQSETVLSSATSAGVDQSTVARLGLIVVAAGLMLFF